The window TCCTGCTCAATGCCTTTCACATGAATGTGAATGAAGCGTTATCATTAGCAATTTTCATGCATCTTGGCACATCCTTTGCTGTGATGATAAAATTCAGGGAAGAGTTCAGAACAATAATAACAGGCAAAGACCGTGAACTTACCCGGATCATAGTGATCAGCACCGTATGCACCGGACTAACCGGTCTGCCGCTATATTTCCTCTTAAAAAGCACCTTTACTGGCGGTATTGCCGCTACACTCCTTATCGGAGTCCTGCTCATTCTAACCGGCGTAATTCTTGGCCTGAATAAAGGGAAAGGGCACAAATCAAGAGGTTCTATCACCCGTTCTGATATGATACTCCTGGGACTGGTACAGGGATTTGCCATTCTCCCGGGAATATCCCGCTCGGGTGTAACGCTGACAACCTTGCTTCTTCGAAATGTTGAACAAAAGACCGCCCTGGTGATTTCATTCCTCATCAGTGTTCCGGTTGTACTGGGTGCAGTTGCCCTGGACGCCGATATGGTCTTCACCCTTGACCCTGTACAGGGGCTTGCATTGTTCTTGTCATCACTTCTGGTGGGATATATAATGATGGATTTTCTCCTGCAATATGCCGACAGGGTGGATTTCTCCCTCTTTTGTATATCCCTGGGAGTGCTGACCATCATCCTCTCAGCCGGGCATTATGTGTTATAAACCCGGACATTCGAGACCAACAGAACATCTCCGGAAATTCGGAAAATGTTTAACCTACGAATGATGTATAATCGGCAATGGCAAGATATCTGCGGCCTGTAAATATTTTCACATTTTTCCTGATATCCAGCATAGTATATGCACTGTTCATATTCTATCTCTCTGCACAAAGTGATGTATCCTCACATCTGGGTTTTATCAAAAAGCAATACCTTCTGGACATTCTCTCCTTTTTAGAAGGGTCCGGATTGGGTATTAGCAAAGAGATCTCGTATTTTGCGTATAACAACCAGGATAAAGCCATGCATTTCATTCTTTACACAGGATTCGGTATCTTACTTTACCTGACTATGCACTTTTCAAGGAACGCTCAATTGCGAAGATATGCTGTATTGCTCGCTCTGGTAATAGGGGTATCATATGCAATAACTGACGAAATACACCAGTCCTTTGTTCCGGGCCGAACCTCATCTCAGGCCGATGTTATAGCAGACACAGCAGGTCTTGTTTTTTCCCTCATCATAACTCCGTGTTTTGTCGCTATGGTAAGATTGATAAACAAATGGTTTCGCAGAGGCCACGCGCAATAGCCATCAACATATCTCATATTTCCTGTAACTCATAGCATCCATCCGGTTCGTGTCCAGTACATCCACCAGCAGTTTCAGGTCACCATCGGATGGCTGGCACTGCCTGGCCGGTGGTATCACCTTCACCTCCCGCTTCGCGAACACAGCCCCGCCCCGCATATTGGCGCACAGGTACCCCCGGGACCTGCCCGTGATAATCAGGTTGCCCGCCCGCATATCTGCAGCCGCGAACTCACCTA of the ANME-2 cluster archaeon genome contains:
- a CDS encoding undecaprenyl-diphosphate phosphatase; the encoded protein is MDIIQAIVLGIIQGIFEWLPISSEGQSMLILLNAFHMNVNEALSLAIFMHLGTSFAVMIKFREEFRTIITGKDRELTRIIVISTVCTGLTGLPLYFLLKSTFTGGIAATLLIGVLLILTGVILGLNKGKGHKSRGSITRSDMILLGLVQGFAILPGISRSGVTLTTLLLRNVEQKTALVISFLISVPVVLGAVALDADMVFTLDPVQGLALFLSSLLVGYIMMDFLLQYADRVDFSLFCISLGVLTIILSAGHYVL
- a CDS encoding VanZ family protein; translated protein: MARYLRPVNIFTFFLISSIVYALFIFYLSAQSDVSSHLGFIKKQYLLDILSFLEGSGLGISKEISYFAYNNQDKAMHFILYTGFGILLYLTMHFSRNAQLRRYAVLLALVIGVSYAITDEIHQSFVPGRTSSQADVIADTAGLVFSLIITPCFVAMVRLINKWFRRGHAQ